TAGCCATGCTTAAAATTTGATGTAATATTTTCAATTTCATATTTTTGTATATTAATGGTTTAAAAAATCATTGAGATCCACTTGATTTCGAGACTCGCCAAAGTATTGATACATCAAGTGGATTCTTTTTTTGTCGATAACTAGCTACTGTTAATTCCCATTTGCATAGTTCGTTTAATTAAATTAGTTGATATAAATCTTGTCCTTTTCTATTCTAAATTTGAAATGCCCGGCAAAACTTAAATTTTCCATTACTTCGCGCAGAGATTCGTTTTTAAAAGTACCTGAAAAGCCATTTTTCATTTTTACATTTTCGTCTTCTAAAATAAATTCTACCCCATACCACCTTTCGAGTGTGGTGATAATTTCGCCTAAATGCTGATCTTTAAAACATAAGATGTTGTCTCTCCAAGAGATTTCTTCTAATTCGAAAGATTCCTTCTTTACATTGTTATCGATTACATTTACAATAGCTTCTTCGTGTGGCTTTAAAGAAACCATTACAGAATCATGACTTTCCAATTCAACCAATCCTGTAACAACAGATACGGTAATTAATTGATCATCTTCAAAAGCTCTTATGTTAAATGATGTTCCCTTTACTACTGTAGAAATATCTTTTGTGTGAATTATAAATGGACTTGATGTATCTTTTTTTACATCAAAAAATGCTTCACCTGTTAAATAGACCTCTCTGGTATTGCCCGAAAATTTATCTGGAAACTTGAGTTTGCTTTCTGCATTAAGTTTAATAAAAGTGCCGTCAGATAGCGTTATATTCCTTTTTTCGCCTTTTTGGTTTTCTCTTGTTATATAAGAAACCTCAGCAATAGGCGATTCTTTTGGGTTTATATCCTGTTTTTCTTGATAATAGAAAAAAAATAATACCAATAAGACTGACGCTGCTACATAATAAAGTTTATTGAAATGTATTTTTCGGGAAGTTTTTTTTTCGATAGATGTTTCTTTATCCATAAAAAGCTCAAGCTTATTCCACACATCTTCTTTTGTGTCTTTTCGCACTTTTAGCTTATGATCCCAATATTTCTCTAATTTCTTATATATAGTAGCATTGTTATCAGATTGGCGTTTCCAATCATCAAGAAAAGTTTTCTCATGGTGGTCTAGCTCTTTGTTTCTAAGAGTTTTAACCAAAATCTCAATAATATATGACATGGTAATTCTTAAATGTAAATTAATTACATACTATCTCTAGGCTACAAATTGGTGCTTTGTTATAAAGTAATATTTGCAGTAGAAAAATTTCAATAATATCTCCTCATAAGGAAGGACGACAATTTTTGATGATTAGACTATGTCAGTGTAAAAAAAATTAAAATTTTCTATAATTAGCATCACAGAAATCAAGAATTTAACCCCTCGGGTGGTACTTACACTTAATTTTTTATCTGAAACTTTATGTTCTAAATGCTTCTTAATCTCATTAATAGCTTTGTACACCTGACTTTTAACTGTATTAGGTGAAATATTTAAAATTTCAGCAGCTTGAGCATAATTCAAATTGTCTTCTTTTACCAATGAAAATGCATTTCTGCACCCTATAGGCAAGTTTTTAACTATTTGATCTATCTCTTTACGTAACTCTATAGCAAAATAAACAGACTCTGGCGTAAAACTTTCAATGGCTAATTCGAGGTGAGAATCGTCTAGTGAAAAATGTGTATTATGCTCTTTAAACGATTTTTTGATGATATCTAAAGAGCGATTTTTCACAAGTACATACAGATAAGTTTCGATGTTTTTAATCTCTGATAATTTATTTCTTTGTGTCCAAATTTTCATAAATACATCAGAAATAACTTCTTCTGCCAAGGTATTTGATTTGAGAATTCTAAATGAAAAGGTAAACAATTTCTCAAAATAGAAATCATAGAAATCTCTAAATGCAAGCTTGTCGTTACTATGTGCTATTCTATAAATAATTATCTCAATGTTATTCATTTTCATATTCAAGCATGTAGTTAATCAATAACATCTTTTAAAAAGATGCACTTTTGAGAGGAGATAATTACCGCAATAAGAATAAAATAATGAAGAAATCCAAATTATTGAATCGTAATTAAATAGCGCATAATTGAACACAAAAAAACATTAGCACAATCAGATATGAAACTATGCTAATGTTTGATTTTTATAATTATCAGTTTGAATATCATAATTATTCCTAAGTGATATTTCACTAAATTACTTGGTTTTAATAATCTCTGATAGAAATTAAAGGAATAACAATTTTTTAAAATAAAATTTTAGACTTTAAGCTTAATCACTAAGCCATCCATCTCATTCGATAGTCGGAGCTGACAAGCTAATCGACTATTATCTGTACAATCTGGTAAAGTATCTAACAAATCATACTCTGGATCTGATGGTTCTCGTAAATTTTCTCCCCCGTCTAAAACTTCTACATGGCAAGTTGCACACAGAGCCATTCCACCACAGGTACTTAAAATTTCATACTCATTGGCTTTTAGTGCTTCCATTAAACTTAGGCCCATATCTGTAGGCAATAAAAGTTTTTGATGTTGTCCATCTAAGCTTTCTACAGATATAGTTATCATATTATTTTCCATAACTATCTATTTTTTTTGATTGTAAGTAATGCTAATTGTCAGAAAGAGTGAACTCCGTTTACAGTTGTGTATTTAAAACTTAGTTTTTGTTCAGGATGAACATACTTAAATGCACTTTGAGCCATGAGTGCTGCTTCGTGAAAACCACACAAAATTAATTTTAATTTACCTCGATATGTATTGATATCTCCAATAGCAAATATTCCCGGAATGTTAGTAGAATAATCAAAAGTATCTACACTTATAGCCGATTTATCTATATTTAAACCCCAATCTGCAATTGGGCCTAATTTGGGACTTAGACCAAATAGTGGTACTAAATAATCTGCTTTAAATACAGTTTCATTTTTAGATCTATCTGCAATAATCACTTCCTGCAAATGTTTATCACCCTTAACTTGAATAATATTTGAATTTAGTATAAGATTGATTTTGCCCTCTTTTGCTAGATTAAAAACTTGCTCGGCAGTATCTGGGGCACCTCTAAATGTTTCATTTCTATGCACCAACGTAAGTGATTTAGCAATGCCTGCAAGGTGAATGGTCCAATCTAGTGCAGTATCTCCGCCACCAGCAAGTATCACATTTTTATCTCTAAATAATTCCGGGTCTTTTACCATATAAGTAACGCCGTTGCCATTCTCAAAAGAATGGAGATTTTCTACTTTAGGTTTTCGTGGTTCAAATGATCCCAAACCTCCTGCGATAACTATCACTTTTGCTTTAACAGCCGTTTTCTCATTCGTTGTTATTACAAAACTTTCATCGCTTAATTTTTCTACAGCCTCTACTCTCTCTCCTAAAGTATATGTAGGCTCGAATGGAGCAATTTGGGTTAATAGCTTATCTATGTGATCTTGAGCCAATACACCCGGAGAACCCGGAATATCATATATAGGTTTTCGTGGATATATTTCAGAAAGTTGGCCTCCTACTTGAGGTAAAGCATCAATCAGGTGGCACCTCATTTTTAGAAGTCCGGTTTCAAATACAGCAAACAATCCTACTGGCCCAGCGCCAATTATACATATATCTACTTCTTTCATTTTATATATTGATTTTTAATTTTTTAAACTTATTTATTTTTATAGATCACCTTAGGCATACCCGCTTCTCCATACATAAGTGTTTTTACAATTGGTTTCAGCTTTTCTGTAATCTTCATATAAAGTATTGGGGCAATACCAGTGCGAGCTCTTATAACTACTTTTTTACCAGCTAAATCATCAAAATTTGCTTGTTCAATATTTTCTTTCCAAAGCATTATATCTAGTGCTTCGGTGCTATTAAAATCATATCGGCAATCTATTTCCTCCAATCGACTGGCAAGCATCATGAATACCCAAGTTGGTATTATCACATTTTCTGAGCAACCTACTGCTACCACCTTGTCTTTATATTTATTCCAATCGGTGTTAGATACTTGCTCTTTAAATTCTTTTTCTTTTACAATTAAGCCCTGATATAAGAATTCCTTTATATCGAGAAAAACACTTTTCTCTTTTGGGGCAAAATCTATAAGGTCAATTGTAATAATTCCAGATTGCTCTACTTTGTTTACAAAAGAATTATTTTCCATAATAATCTGAATTCTAAGTTGAGATAATTAAAAAATCACTTATTCAATTTGTATAGAAAAGGGCCTCCAATAAGATATAACTTAATGGAGGATTTGACCCCTTTCAAAAATTGATAAGAATATTTACACAAAGGTTTTTTATCTAAGAATTGATAAATATCTACTGATATGATAAAATTGTTATTCAGCTTTTTAGTAACTTCTTGTATTCGTGATGCAATATTAACTGCATATCCCATCACTATTTGATGCTTATTATCTCGCAAGAGTAAATCTCCAATAGCTACCTTACCTAAGTGAGCTCCTATTCCAACTTCTATTTCTTCCCTGAAATATTTTTTGAAATATTCTTCATTCAAAGATTTAAGAGACTTTAAAATAGCATTCCCACAGTTTACTGTATCGTTAGCACTTTGCTGTAAATTATTATTGAAACCAAAAGCCACATACAACCCATCTCCTACTGTCTCTATTATTTTACCTCCATACTGATTAATAATTTCTTCAAAACTCAAAAAAAGCTTTCTAATTATATGAATCACATCAAAAGCTAAATGATGCTCTACTATTGAAGTAAAGTTTCTTATATCTAGAAATAACAAGCATAATTGTAACTCTCTCCCGATATCTTTAACATGCTTATTTTTAAGATATAAAGGATAATCACTTTCATCATTCATTATACGTTTGATTTTAACTTTCCCATTTTTTAGTTGAGTTTGACAAGCCAAACGAACATTTTCTGGTAATTCAAAATGCTTTCTTAATTCTTCTTCTGCACTATTAATCTCAGTCAGATTTTCTTCTCCTTCAATAATTAAAATCCTGCAAGTAGAACAGCGAGCATTTCCACCACATTCACAGCAAAAAGGTATACCTCTTTTTAATGCAGCATGCAGTATTGTCTCATCGGGTTCAATCGAAAAAGAAACATCATTTAGTAGTGTAATTATATTATTAGAGCTAAACATCATATCTTAGTTTTCATTCCAACCGCCACCTAATGCTCTGTAAAGATTGATAAGGGCAATTTTTTGTTCTAGGATGTCATTCACATTGCCAATTTCTGCAGCAAGTAAATTCTGTTCTGATGTTAATACATCTGTATAATTAGTTTGAGAATTATACTGTAATAACTTTTTAGTGTCATCTACAGATTTAGATAGAGCTTCAAGTTGTAAAACCCGCTTTTCAATTTTCAGATTTGCCTTTTGAAAAGAATTATAGGCATCTGAAATCTCTTGTCCAGCTTTTAGCAAAGTATATTCGAAATTATAAAATGCAATTTGCTGTTCAGACTTGGCAGTTTTTAAATTAGCCTCATTAATACCTTTATTAAAAATTGGTTGAAATAAACCAGCCGCTACATTGCCAAAAAGTCCAATGTTTTCTGTAAACAAATCGCTAAACTCAAAACTCGAAAAACCACCTGCTCCAGTTAGTGTAAATGATGGATAAAATTGGGTTCTGGCAACATTGGTAAGTTCAAATGCACTGCGGTAAGCAAGTTCTGCCTGTATTACATCAGGGCGGTTTGCCATTAATTCTGCATTAATACTTTCAAAAACTGGTAACGGACTTTTATCATTTATTTCATCAAATCTAGTTCGTTCAATTTTTGCAGTTGATTTCCCTAAAAGCACAGCTAAAGCATTTTCTACTTCCCAAATTTGCTTCTCTACATTAAATATGGCTATTTCTGCATCGTATTGATTCGCTTGGCTTTGCAAAACTGCCACGCTATTTACCACATTAGCCGTTTGTAACTTTTGAATTGATGTTACATTAGCCTTTCTATTCTCAGCTGTTCTTTGTAAAATATTCAATTGCTCATCCAATGCAATTAACTGATAATATTGGCTAGCAATATTTGTGATTAATGCTGCTTGCACAGCGTGTTGATAAGCTTTTGACTGCAAGAGTCTTGCTAACTGTGCCTTATTTGCACTTTTTAATTTACCCCAAATATCAGCTTCCCAAGATACACTGAGCCCTAAATCGTATTGCGTTACATCATCTATAATTCCAAAACCTTGGGTAAATGCCAACTTAGATCTGGCAACAGATACATTGCCAGATATATTAGGCAAAAATGCTTGTTTACTCTGATGGTGAATAGCCTCTGCGATTTCTATCCTTTCAAAGGCTATTTTCATATCGTAATTCTCTACCAATGCTGCTTCAATATAATTTTGCAAAAGCGTATCAGTAAAAAATGATTTCCAAGGGATTTGGGGTACTTCAGCTAAAGTATCAATTGAATGATCTTTATTAACTCTAAGATATTCTTTAGAGTTAATGTTAGGGCTTTGGTAATCTTTTGTAACTCTACAAGAAACAAAAAACAAGAGGAAGCCCGCTATTATATAAATAGAAAGATTAAATCGTTTCATTGTAATTTCTTATTTATGATTTTCAGTTTTTACTCCACTAAAGCGTTCTTGTAGTGTTTGAAAAATGATGAATAGTGTGGGTATTACAAAGATTCCGAACACCGTACCTATAAACATTCCACCCACTGCAGCAGTACCTATAGAGCGATTACTTACGGCGCCTGCACCAGTTGCCAACATAAGCGGAACCAAGCCGAAAATAAAAGCAAAGGAAGTCATCAAGATTGGTCTTAATCGGGCTTTTGCTCCTTCTATGGCAGAAACAAATAAACTTTGACCGCTTTTTCTGTGCATTAATGCAAACTCTACTATCAGAATGGAGTT
This window of the Chondrinema litorale genome carries:
- a CDS encoding NAD(P)/FAD-dependent oxidoreductase, whose product is MKEVDICIIGAGPVGLFAVFETGLLKMRCHLIDALPQVGGQLSEIYPRKPIYDIPGSPGVLAQDHIDKLLTQIAPFEPTYTLGERVEAVEKLSDESFVITTNEKTAVKAKVIVIAGGLGSFEPRKPKVENLHSFENGNGVTYMVKDPELFRDKNVILAGGGDTALDWTIHLAGIAKSLTLVHRNETFRGAPDTAEQVFNLAKEGKINLILNSNIIQVKGDKHLQEVIIADRSKNETVFKADYLVPLFGLSPKLGPIADWGLNIDKSAISVDTFDYSTNIPGIFAIGDINTYRGKLKLILCGFHEAALMAQSAFKYVHPEQKLSFKYTTVNGVHSF
- a CDS encoding efflux transporter outer membrane subunit, producing the protein MKRFNLSIYIIAGFLLFFVSCRVTKDYQSPNINSKEYLRVNKDHSIDTLAEVPQIPWKSFFTDTLLQNYIEAALVENYDMKIAFERIEIAEAIHHQSKQAFLPNISGNVSVARSKLAFTQGFGIIDDVTQYDLGLSVSWEADIWGKLKSANKAQLARLLQSKAYQHAVQAALITNIASQYYQLIALDEQLNILQRTAENRKANVTSIQKLQTANVVNSVAVLQSQANQYDAEIAIFNVEKQIWEVENALAVLLGKSTAKIERTRFDEINDKSPLPVFESINAELMANRPDVIQAELAYRSAFELTNVARTQFYPSFTLTGAGGFSSFEFSDLFTENIGLFGNVAAGLFQPIFNKGINEANLKTAKSEQQIAFYNFEYTLLKAGQEISDAYNSFQKANLKIEKRVLQLEALSKSVDDTKKLLQYNSQTNYTDVLTSEQNLLAAEIGNVNDILEQKIALINLYRALGGGWNEN
- a CDS encoding 2Fe-2S iron-sulfur cluster-binding protein, whose amino-acid sequence is MITISVESLDGQHQKLLLPTDMGLSLMEALKANEYEILSTCGGMALCATCHVEVLDGGENLREPSDPEYDLLDTLPDCTDNSRLACQLRLSNEMDGLVIKLKV
- a CDS encoding adenylate/guanylate cyclase domain-containing protein, yielding MMFSSNNIITLLNDVSFSIEPDETILHAALKRGIPFCCECGGNARCSTCRILIIEGEENLTEINSAEEELRKHFELPENVRLACQTQLKNGKVKIKRIMNDESDYPLYLKNKHVKDIGRELQLCLLFLDIRNFTSIVEHHLAFDVIHIIRKLFLSFEEIINQYGGKIIETVGDGLYVAFGFNNNLQQSANDTVNCGNAILKSLKSLNEEYFKKYFREEIEVGIGAHLGKVAIGDLLLRDNKHQIVMGYAVNIASRIQEVTKKLNNNFIISVDIYQFLDKKPLCKYSYQFLKGVKSSIKLYLIGGPFLYKLNK
- a CDS encoding DUF2480 family protein, translating into MENNSFVNKVEQSGIITIDLIDFAPKEKSVFLDIKEFLYQGLIVKEKEFKEQVSNTDWNKYKDKVVAVGCSENVIIPTWVFMMLASRLEEIDCRYDFNSTEALDIMLWKENIEQANFDDLAGKKVVIRARTGIAPILYMKITEKLKPIVKTLMYGEAGMPKVIYKNK
- a CDS encoding RNA polymerase sigma factor, coding for MKMNNIEIIIYRIAHSNDKLAFRDFYDFYFEKLFTFSFRILKSNTLAEEVISDVFMKIWTQRNKLSEIKNIETYLYVLVKNRSLDIIKKSFKEHNTHFSLDDSHLELAIESFTPESVYFAIELRKEIDQIVKNLPIGCRNAFSLVKEDNLNYAQAAEILNISPNTVKSQVYKAINEIKKHLEHKVSDKKLSVSTTRGVKFLISVMLIIENFNFFYTDIV
- a CDS encoding FecR family protein; amino-acid sequence: MSYIIEILVKTLRNKELDHHEKTFLDDWKRQSDNNATIYKKLEKYWDHKLKVRKDTKEDVWNKLELFMDKETSIEKKTSRKIHFNKLYYVAASVLLVLFFFYYQEKQDINPKESPIAEVSYITRENQKGEKRNITLSDGTFIKLNAESKLKFPDKFSGNTREVYLTGEAFFDVKKDTSSPFIIHTKDISTVVKGTSFNIRAFEDDQLITVSVVTGLVELESHDSVMVSLKPHEEAIVNVIDNNVKKESFELEEISWRDNILCFKDQHLGEIITTLERWYGVEFILEDENVKMKNGFSGTFKNESLREVMENLSFAGHFKFRIEKDKIYIN